A region of the Planctomycetia bacterium genome:
ACTCCACGTCGGTCGTGGCGAGTTCCCGGTCCCAGTCGTAGCTGAAACCGAGCATTTTCTCCTGGCGACGGAAGGTACCGATGTTCTTCTCGGTCGTGATCCGCGGCGGCGTGCCGGTCTTGATGGCGTGCTGCTCGGCCGGCAGCCCAAAGGCGTCCCAGCCCATTGGGTGCATCACAGAACGCCCCCGCATCCGCTGGTATCGGCAGACGATATCGGTCGCCGTTTGCCCCTCGGGATGCCCCACGTGCAGGCCATCCCCCGAGGGATACGGGAACATGTCGAGCACGTACAGCTTCGAGCCAACCGGCAGCCGCGGCGTGGCGAAGGTCCGATTCCCCTCCCAAAACTGCTGCCACTTCGGCTCGATCACGGCGGGGTTATAGCGCGGCATGTGGGTCCGTACGTCGGGTTGAAATCGCAAGTTGAGCGTTCAAGAGCACTTGAAAGCGAAGCGAGCGATTCTAACGGCAATCGCAAGAAGCGACAATTTGACTGGTGACCGAGGAAGGGCGCCCGCGAAACACGCGAAACACACGAAAAAGGAGGGGAGCGAAAACCGGTCCACGGAAAACACGAACGGTCTCGGAAAGGATAGTTGCG
Encoded here:
- a CDS encoding class I tRNA ligase family protein, with the translated sequence MPRYNPAVIEPKWQQFWEGNRTFATPRLPVGSKLYVLDMFPYPSGDGLHVGHPEGQTATDIVCRYQRMRGRSVMHPMGWDAFGLPAEQHAIKTGTPPRITTEKNIGTFRRQEKMLGFSYDWDRELATTDVEYFRWTQWIFLVLFDTWFDVEQQKGRPIAELPIPADIKAAGADTVRKYQDENRLAYQLEAPVNWCPNLGTVLANEEVV